One stretch of Nitratiruptor tergarcus DSM 16512 DNA includes these proteins:
- a CDS encoding DUF507 family protein, with amino-acid sequence MRLRLPHAPYVANKIAIDLFNAPFVKLTSGIEPVAKIAQEVLEEELKKEAALDEHVREIIEENEEEIEFNLADTRELFKLIKKRLAPEYGVILDFEDKYNDMAHKILKRLYEEDLILYDVPDNKVKNVIFDAIMNYIKSYDEIEDVVLEKISHYKKKLIPGTEEFELVFQRMFEDELRRRGMLQ; translated from the coding sequence ATGAGACTAAGACTTCCACATGCGCCTTATGTGGCAAATAAAATAGCAATAGATCTCTTCAATGCTCCTTTTGTAAAACTTACCAGTGGTATTGAGCCTGTAGCGAAGATTGCCCAAGAGGTACTTGAAGAGGAACTGAAAAAAGAGGCTGCGTTAGATGAGCATGTGCGAGAGATTATAGAAGAGAATGAAGAGGAGATTGAGTTTAATCTTGCAGATACAAGAGAGCTGTTTAAATTGATTAAAAAACGTTTGGCACCTGAATATGGAGTGATTTTGGATTTTGAAGATAAATATAACGATATGGCGCATAAGATCTTAAAAAGACTCTATGAAGAGGATCTCATTTTATATGATGTTCCAGATAATAAAGTAAAAAATGTAATATTCGATGCAATTATGAACTATATTAAAAGCTATGATGAGATAGAAGATGTTGTATTGGAAAAGATAAGTCACTATAAAAAAAAGCTCATCCCTGGCACAGAAGAGTTCGAACTTGTCTTTCAAAGAATGTTTGAAGATGAATTGCGACGAAGAGGAATGCTACAATGA
- the carA gene encoding glutamine-hydrolyzing carbamoyl-phosphate synthase small subunit, whose translation MKKVWIYLEYGIFLEGKSFGAEGTKTGEIVFNTSMTGYQEIVTDPSYAGQFVTFTMPEIGNVGVNDEDYESKAAWAKGVIVRNYQERYSNFRAQESLAALLKKYDVMGICDIDTRFLTKTVREQGACMMIASTEIADKEELKKLLAAAPRIEEIDYIKAVSTKKPYTHTTATYDARAFCYKNPPEPEAKIYVYDFGVKRNILNNLTEAGLSVEVIPHMYPVEDVIADFKEGKVDGVFLSNGPGDPLILKDVHAKIQKLIEAKIPMFGICLGHQLLSIAHGYPTYKLKFGHHGGNHPVRNEATKKIEITAQNHNYNVPTALEKIATVTHRNLFDDTIEGVRYNDAPIFSVQHHPEASPGPHESAYVFGEFKKLILQQKEHRC comes from the coding sequence ATGAAAAAGGTTTGGATCTATCTTGAGTATGGTATATTTTTAGAAGGAAAGAGTTTTGGTGCAGAAGGTACTAAAACAGGTGAGATAGTCTTCAATACTTCTATGACAGGATATCAAGAGATTGTTACAGATCCAAGTTATGCAGGGCAGTTTGTTACTTTTACCATGCCAGAAATAGGTAATGTTGGCGTCAATGATGAGGATTATGAAAGCAAGGCTGCGTGGGCAAAAGGAGTAATTGTCAGAAACTATCAAGAGCGATACTCTAATTTTAGAGCCCAAGAGAGTCTCGCAGCACTTTTGAAAAAATATGATGTAATGGGAATATGTGATATTGATACGAGATTTTTGACAAAAACTGTACGAGAGCAGGGCGCTTGTATGATGATTGCAAGTACAGAAATTGCGGATAAAGAGGAGTTAAAGAAGCTCCTTGCTGCTGCTCCACGTATTGAAGAGATAGACTATATTAAAGCTGTTTCAACAAAAAAGCCCTATACACATACAACAGCCACTTATGATGCAAGAGCGTTTTGCTATAAAAATCCGCCTGAGCCAGAAGCAAAAATTTATGTATACGATTTTGGGGTAAAACGCAATATTCTCAATAACCTTACTGAAGCTGGACTAAGTGTAGAGGTTATTCCTCATATGTATCCTGTGGAGGATGTGATTGCTGATTTTAAGGAGGGAAAAGTTGATGGAGTTTTTCTCTCCAATGGCCCTGGAGATCCCCTTATTCTCAAAGATGTGCATGCCAAGATCCAAAAGCTGATCGAGGCAAAAATTCCGATGTTTGGAATTTGTTTAGGCCATCAGCTCCTCTCTATTGCGCATGGCTATCCTACATATAAACTTAAATTTGGTCACCATGGCGGCAACCATCCTGTACGTAATGAAGCAACCAAAAAGATAGAAATTACAGCGCAGAACCATAATTATAACGTCCCAACAGCTTTGGAAAAGATAGCTACAGTAACACACCGCAACCTTTTTGATGATACGATTGAGGGAGTACGCTACAATGATGCGCCAATTTTTAGTGTACAGCACCACCCAGAAGCAAGTCCTGGTCCTCATGAGAGTGCATATGTCTTTGGCGAATTTAAAAAACTTATACTTCAACAAAAGGAACATAGATGTTAG
- a CDS encoding adenylosuccinate synthase: protein MAADLIVGIQWGDEGKGKIVDLLAQDYNVVCRYQGGHNAGHTIVVDGKKIALHLIPSGILNPKATNIIGNGVVVSPEALLKEMEQFNDLDGRLLISDKAHLIFKYHEEIDKAKEKLRGKNAIGTTGRGIGPAYSDKVARQGHRVGELKDVAQLADKIMEYFAANSAYFQALGVAVPKKAQLLDELTRYQEALMPYVVDVTNYLWDLIEVGEAKILLEGAQGTMLDIDHGTYPFVTSSNTIAAGACTGLGLAPKDIDRVIGIAKAYCTRVGNGPFPTEDFREDGEKLRQQGHEFGTTTGRPRRCGWFDAVAAKYACRLNGCDELAIMKLDVLDGFEKIKVASAYEYEGEKIEYVPSDLENVKPVYVEFDGWESVVGVRKWDQLPVEAKLYIEAIEDLVETKITLISTSPDRADTIIRK from the coding sequence ATGGCAGCTGATTTGATAGTTGGAATTCAGTGGGGAGATGAAGGAAAAGGAAAGATCGTTGATCTCTTAGCACAAGATTATAATGTGGTGTGTCGCTACCAAGGTGGACATAATGCAGGGCATACGATCGTTGTGGATGGAAAAAAGATTGCTTTACACCTCATTCCTTCTGGGATACTCAATCCAAAGGCAACAAATATTATTGGAAATGGTGTTGTAGTAAGTCCTGAGGCGCTGCTTAAAGAGATGGAGCAGTTTAATGATCTTGATGGAAGACTTCTTATCAGTGATAAAGCGCACCTTATTTTTAAATACCATGAAGAGATAGATAAAGCCAAAGAGAAACTCCGCGGTAAAAATGCAATAGGAACAACTGGTCGAGGTATTGGTCCAGCATATAGCGATAAAGTTGCAAGACAGGGGCATCGGGTTGGAGAACTTAAAGATGTAGCGCAGTTAGCAGACAAAATAATGGAGTATTTTGCTGCAAATAGCGCTTACTTTCAAGCTCTTGGTGTAGCAGTGCCAAAAAAAGCGCAGCTTTTGGATGAACTTACACGCTATCAAGAGGCGCTCATGCCTTATGTGGTGGATGTGACAAACTATTTGTGGGATCTCATAGAGGTAGGAGAAGCAAAGATTTTGCTTGAAGGCGCACAAGGGACGATGCTTGATATCGATCATGGTACATACCCCTTTGTAACAAGCTCGAATACTATCGCAGCAGGCGCTTGCACAGGTCTAGGACTAGCACCAAAAGATATCGATAGAGTGATTGGTATTGCGAAAGCTTACTGTACACGAGTAGGAAATGGTCCTTTTCCAACAGAAGATTTTAGAGAAGATGGTGAGAAGCTGCGCCAACAGGGGCATGAGTTTGGTACTACTACAGGAAGACCAAGAAGGTGTGGATGGTTTGATGCAGTTGCTGCCAAATATGCATGCAGACTCAATGGGTGTGATGAACTTGCTATTATGAAACTGGATGTACTTGACGGATTTGAAAAGATTAAAGTTGCTAGTGCCTATGAGTATGAGGGCGAAAAGATTGAATATGTGCCAAGCGATCTCGAAAATGTTAAACCAGTTTATGTAGAATTTGATGGCTGGGAGAGTGTGGTAGGAGTACGCAAGTGGGATCAGCTTCCTGTGGAAGCGAAACTCTATATAGAAGCGATTGAGGATCTCGTTGAGACAAAAATCACACTTATCTCCACAAGTCCAGATAGAGCCGATACAATAATAAGAAAATAG